One Deinococcus aerius DNA segment encodes these proteins:
- a CDS encoding saccharopine dehydrogenase family protein, whose translation MSKVMIIGAGGVGNVVAKKCAQNDEVFTEVLLASRTVSKCDKIVAEIHEHMPQSRTKFTTAAVDADNVPELAALIRQFGPELVINVALPYQDLTIMDACLETGVHYLDTANYEPRDVAKFEYKWQWAYRERFEQAGLMALLGCGFDPGATNVFTAHHAKHHFREIHYLDIVDCNNGSHGKAFATNFNPEINIREITANGRYWENGDWVETQPLEISQDIYYPNVATRKSFVLYHEELESLVVNFPTIKRARFWMTFGEQYIKHLTVLEAVGMTSIEPIDFRGQQIAPIEFLKAVLPAPESLAANYTGQTCIGVQARGIGQDGREKVHFVYNVKDHAECYREVQAQGVSYTTGVPAMIGAMLMLQGTWMKPGVYNVEEFDPDPFIAGMNRWGLPVDELSGIQLVLD comes from the coding sequence ATGAGCAAGGTCATGATTATCGGCGCGGGCGGCGTGGGCAACGTCGTTGCCAAGAAGTGCGCGCAGAACGACGAGGTGTTCACCGAGGTGCTGCTCGCCAGCCGCACGGTGAGCAAGTGCGACAAGATCGTCGCGGAGATTCACGAGCACATGCCCCAGAGCCGCACGAAGTTCACGACCGCCGCCGTGGACGCCGACAACGTGCCGGAACTCGCCGCCCTGATCCGCCAGTTCGGGCCGGAACTCGTCATCAATGTGGCGCTGCCGTACCAGGACCTCACGATTATGGACGCCTGCCTGGAGACGGGCGTGCATTACCTCGACACCGCGAACTACGAGCCGCGCGACGTGGCGAAGTTCGAGTACAAGTGGCAGTGGGCCTACCGCGAGCGCTTCGAGCAGGCGGGCCTGATGGCGCTGCTCGGCTGCGGCTTCGACCCCGGTGCCACGAACGTCTTTACCGCGCACCACGCCAAGCACCACTTCAGGGAAATCCACTACCTCGACATCGTGGACTGCAACAACGGCAGCCACGGCAAGGCGTTCGCCACCAACTTCAACCCGGAGATCAACATCCGCGAGATCACGGCGAACGGGCGTTACTGGGAAAACGGCGACTGGGTCGAAACACAGCCCCTCGAGATCAGCCAGGACATCTACTACCCCAACGTGGCGACCCGCAAGAGCTTCGTGCTGTACCACGAGGAGCTGGAATCGCTGGTTGTCAACTTCCCGACAATCAAGCGCGCCCGCTTCTGGATGACGTTCGGGGAGCAGTACATCAAGCACCTGACTGTCCTGGAGGCAGTGGGCATGACGAGCATCGAACCCATCGACTTCCGGGGGCAACAGATCGCGCCCATCGAGTTCCTGAAGGCGGTGCTGCCCGCGCCGGAAAGCCTGGCCGCCAACTACACCGGGCAGACCTGTATCGGCGTACAGGCGCGCGGCATCGGCCAGGACGGGAGGGAGAAGGTCCACTTCGTCTACAACGTGAAGGACCACGCCGAGTGCTACCGCGAGGTGCAGGCCCAGGGCGTGAGCTACACGACCGGCGTGCCCGCCATGATCGGCGCGATGCTGATGCTGCAAGGGACGTGGATGAAGCCCGGCGTGTACAACGTCGAGGAGTTCGACCCCGATCCCTTCATCGCCGGGATGAACCGCTGGGGCCTGCCGGTGGATGAACTGAGCGGCATTCAACTCGTGCTGGACTGA
- the aroA gene encoding 3-phosphoshikimate 1-carboxyvinyltransferase, whose amino-acid sequence MTTDGLPERFDVIVHPARELRGELRAQPSKNYTTRYLLAAALAEGETRVVGAATSEDAEALVRCLRDWGAGVERVGEDVVVRGFGAHPRTGVTLNPGNAGAVARFLMGVAALTSGTTFVTDYADSLGKRPQGDLLEALERLGARVSSTSGRLPITISGPVRGGLVEVSAERSSQYASALMFLAPLLPEGLDLRLTGEIKSHAPLRQTLATLAAFGVRASASDDLSRISIPGGQAYRAGRVLVPGDYPGSAAILAAAAILPGEVTVSNLRADDLQGEREAVDVLRGMGADIVREGDRVTVRGGRPLHAVRRDGDSFTDAVQALTAAAAFAHGTTTWENVATLRLKECDRISDTRRELERLGLRAGETEDSLSVTGTERIAGGSTADGHGDHRMIMLLTLLGLRADSPIRITGAHHIRKSYPLFFRHLEGLGARFEYAETDTR is encoded by the coding sequence ATGACCACCGACGGCCTGCCCGAGCGTTTCGACGTGATCGTTCACCCTGCCCGCGAGCTTCGGGGGGAACTGCGGGCGCAGCCGAGCAAGAACTACACGACGCGCTACCTGCTCGCGGCGGCGCTGGCCGAGGGGGAGACGCGGGTGGTGGGCGCGGCCACCAGTGAGGATGCGGAGGCCCTGGTGCGCTGCCTGCGCGATTGGGGCGCGGGCGTGGAGCGGGTGGGGGAAGACGTGGTGGTGCGCGGTTTCGGGGCGCATCCCCGGACGGGGGTGACCCTCAACCCGGGCAACGCGGGGGCCGTCGCCCGCTTCCTGATGGGCGTGGCGGCGCTGACCAGCGGGACAACCTTTGTCACCGACTACGCCGACTCGCTGGGGAAGCGGCCACAGGGGGACCTCCTTGAGGCTTTAGAACGGCTTGGCGCGCGGGTGAGCAGCACTAGTGGGCGACTCCCCATCACCATCAGTGGCCCGGTGCGGGGCGGGCTGGTGGAGGTGTCCGCCGAGCGTTCCAGCCAGTACGCCTCCGCCCTGATGTTCCTCGCGCCGCTGCTCCCCGAGGGACTGGACCTGCGCCTCACGGGCGAGATCAAGAGCCACGCGCCACTACGGCAGACGCTGGCGACGCTCGCGGCCTTCGGGGTTCGCGCGAGTGCGAGTGACGACCTTTCCCGCATCTCCATTCCCGGCGGGCAGGCGTACCGGGCGGGCCGCGTCCTCGTACCAGGGGACTATCCGGGGAGTGCGGCCATTCTCGCCGCCGCCGCGATCCTGCCCGGCGAGGTGACGGTGTCGAACCTGCGGGCGGATGATCTCCAGGGCGAGCGCGAGGCGGTGGACGTGCTGCGCGGGATGGGCGCCGACATTGTGCGCGAGGGGGACCGGGTGACGGTGCGGGGCGGACGACCCCTCCATGCGGTGAGGCGCGACGGCGACAGCTTCACCGACGCCGTGCAGGCGCTTACCGCCGCCGCCGCCTTCGCCCACGGCACGACGACCTGGGAGAACGTCGCCACCCTGCGCCTGAAGGAGTGCGACCGCATCAGCGACACCCGCCGCGAACTGGAACGCTTGGGTTTAAGGGCCGGTGAGACGGAGGACAGCCTGAGCGTGACGGGGACGGAGCGCATCGCCGGGGGCAGCACCGCCGACGGGCACGGCGACCACCGCATGATCATGCTGCTGACGCTGCTGGGACTGAGGGCCGACTCGCCCATCCGCATCACCGGGGCGCACCACATCCGCAAGAGCTACCCGCTGTTCTTCCGCCACCTGGAGGGGCTGGGAGCGCGGTTCGAGTATGCGGAGACGGACACGCGCTGA